The Acanthochromis polyacanthus isolate Apoly-LR-REF ecotype Palm Island chromosome 2, KAUST_Apoly_ChrSc, whole genome shotgun sequence genome contains a region encoding:
- the LOC110948499 gene encoding transducin-like enhancer protein 3-B isoform X3: MYPQGRHPAPHQPGQPGFKFTVAESCDRIKDEFQFLQAQYHSLKVEYDKLANEKTEMQRHYVMYYEMSYGLNIEMHKQTEIAKRLNAILAQIMPFLSQEHQQQVAQAVERAKQVTMTELNAIIGQQQLQAQHLSHAAHGPPVQPPPHLSGLQPPGLPPVTGAGSGLLALGALGSQAHLPVKDEKNHHDLEHRGPSSFHSPLAIPLKERESSTNNSVSPSDSLRAASEKHRGSSDYGLDSKKRKVDDKDSMSRYDSDGDKSDDLVVDVSNEDPATPRVSPAHSPPENGLDKSRVLKKDAAPNSPASVASSGSTPSSKAKDHAHNDKSSTPSLKSNTPTPRNEAPTPGTSTTPGLRPPTMGKPLGMEAIAAPALRTPLSIAGSYATPFAMMGHHEMNGSLTSPSVYPGLISPQMTAAAAAAYGRSPIAGFDPHPHMRAPGLPASLTSISGGKPAYSFHVSADGQMQPVPFPPDALIGPGIPRHARQINTLSHGEVVCAVTISNPTRHVYTGGKGCVKIWDISQPGSKSPVSQLDCLNRDNYIRSCKLLPDGRTLIVGGEASTLTIWDLASQTPRIKAELTSSAPACYALAISPDAKVCFSCCSDGNIAVWDLHNQTLVRQFQGHTDGASCIDISHDGTKLWTGGLDNTVRSWDLREGRQLQQHDFTSQIFSLGYCPTGEWLAVGMESSNVEVLHHTKPDKYQLHLHESCVLSLKFAYCGKWFVSTGKDNLLNAWRTPYGASIFQSKESSSVLSCDISADDKYIVTGSGDKKATVYEVIY; this comes from the exons ATGTATCCGCAAGGCCGGCATCCG GCACCTCACCAGCCAGGGCAGCCCGGCTTCAAGTTCACGGTGGCAGAGTCCTGTGATCGGATCAAAGACGAATTTCAGTTCCTGCAGGCCCAGTATCACAG tCTCAAAGTGGAGTACGACAAGCTAGCCAATGAGAAGACGGAGATGCAGCGTCACTACGTCATG TACTATGAGATGTCCTATGGGCTCAACATTGAGATGCACAAACAG ACTGAGATTGCCAAACGCCTCAATGCAATTCTGGCGCAGATCATGCCATTCTTGTCACAAGAG catcaacagcagGTGGCTCAGGCTGTTGAGCGAGCCAAGCAGGTGACGATGACCGAGCTGAATGCTATCATCGGG cagcagcagctccaggctCAGCACCTCTCCCACGCTGCCCACGGCCCCCCGGTGCAGCCGCCCCCTCACCTTTCGGGCCTGCAGCCGCCCGGCCTCCCCCCGGTGACGGGCGCTGGCTCCGGCCTGCTGGCTCTGGGCGCTCTTGGCAGCCAGGCCCACCTGCCTGTAAAGGATGAGAAGAACCACCACGACCTGGAGCACCGAGG CCCCTCATCTTTTCACTCGCCTCTGGCCATTCCTCTGAAAGAACGCGAGTCGAGCACG AATAACTCGGTGTCGCCATCAGACAGCCTGCGGGCAGCGAGTGAGAAGCACCGCGGTTCTTCAGACTACGGCCTCGACTCAAAGAAACGCAAAGTGGACGACAAAGACAGCATGAGCAGATAC GACAGCGACGGAGACAAAAGTGAcgacctggtggtggatgtttCCAACGAG GATCCGGCCACCCCTCGAGTCAGCCCGGCTCACTCTCCTCCTGAGAACGGCCTGGATAAATCACGAGTCCTGAAGAAGGATGCTGCCCCCAACAGCCCCGCCTCTGTCGCCTCCTCGGGCAGCACGCCGTCCTCCAAAGCAAAGGACCACGCCCAT AACGATAAGTCGTCCACACCGAGCCTGAAGTCCAACACGCCTACACCGAGGAACGAGGCGCCGACACCAGGAACCAGCACCACTCCGGGACTACGGCCTCCAACGATGGGAAAACCCCTGGGCATGGAGGCAATAG CTGCCCCGGCCCTGCGTACCCCTCTGTCCATCGCAGGTTCTTACGCCACCCCGTTTGCCATGATGGGCCACCATGAGATGAACGGATCCCTGACGAGCCCCAGCGTCTATCCGGGTCTCATTTCACCTCAGATGACCGCTGCAGCCGCTGCCGCCTACGGACGCTCACCGATT GCGGGGTTTGACCCTCATCCTCACATGAGAGCTCCAGGCCTGCCAGCCAGCCTCACGTCTATTTCTGGAGGAAAACC AGCTTATTCTTTTCACGTAAGTGCTGACGGTCAGATGCAGCCCGTGCCCTTCCCTCCGGATGCGCTGATAGGCCCGGGCATCCCACGCCACGCTCGCCAAATCAACACGCTGAGCCACGGGGAGGTGGTCTGCGCCGTCACCATCAGCAACCCCACGCGTCACGTCTACACCGGCGGCAAGGGGTGTGTCAAGATCTGGGACATCAGCCAGCCGGGCAGCAAGAGCCCAGTGTCCCAGCTCGACTGTCTG AACAGGGACAATTACATCCGCTCCTGCAAGCTGTTGCCTGACGGCCGCACCCTCATCGTGGGTGGTGAGGCCAGCACGCTGACCATCTGGGACCTGGCCTCTCAGACGCCCCGCATAAAGGCCGAGCTCACTTCCTCTGCTCCTGCCTGCTACGCTCTGGCCATCAGCCCTGACGCCAAGGTCTGCTTCTCCTGCTGCTCCGATGGAAACATCGCCGTGTGGGACCTCCACAACCAGACCCTCGTCAG GCAGTTCCAGGGCCACACAGACGGAGCCAGCTGCATCGACATCTCCCACGACGGGACCAAGCTGTGGACCGGAGGCCTGGACAACACCGTGCGCTCCTGGGACCTGAGAGAGGGCCGACAGCTCCAGCAGCACGACTTCACCTCACAG ATCTTCTCGTTGGGCTACTGTCCCACTGGGGAGTGGCTGGCTGTGGGAATGGAGAGCAGCAACGTGGAGGTCCTCCACCACACCAAGCCTGACAAGTACCAGCTGCACCTGCATGAAAGCTGCGTCCTCTCGCTCAAGTTCGCCTACTGTG
- the LOC110948499 gene encoding transducin-like enhancer protein 3-B isoform X4, translating to MYPQGRHPAPHQPGQPGFKFTVAESCDRIKDEFQFLQAQYHSLKVEYDKLANEKTEMQRHYVMYYEMSYGLNIEMHKQTEIAKRLNAILAQIMPFLSQEHQQQVAQAVERAKQVTMTELNAIIGQQLQAQHLSHAAHGPPVQPPPHLSGLQPPGLPPVTGAGSGLLALGALGSQAHLPVKDEKNHHDLEHRGPSSFHSPLAIPLKERESSTNNSVSPSDSLRAASEKHRGSSDYGLDSKKRKVDDKDSMSRYDSDGDKSDDLVVDVSNEDPATPRVSPAHSPPENGLDKSRVLKKDAAPNSPASVASSGSTPSSKAKDHAHNDKSSTPSLKSNTPTPRNEAPTPGTSTTPGLRPPTMGKPLGMEAIAAPALRTPLSIAGSYATPFAMMGHHEMNGSLTSPSVYPGLISPQMTAAAAAAYGRSPIAGFDPHPHMRAPGLPASLTSISGGKPAYSFHVSADGQMQPVPFPPDALIGPGIPRHARQINTLSHGEVVCAVTISNPTRHVYTGGKGCVKIWDISQPGSKSPVSQLDCLNRDNYIRSCKLLPDGRTLIVGGEASTLTIWDLASQTPRIKAELTSSAPACYALAISPDAKVCFSCCSDGNIAVWDLHNQTLVRQFQGHTDGASCIDISHDGTKLWTGGLDNTVRSWDLREGRQLQQHDFTSQIFSLGYCPTGEWLAVGMESSNVEVLHHTKPDKYQLHLHESCVLSLKFAYCGKWFVSTGKDNLLNAWRTPYGASIFQSKESSSVLSCDISADDKYIVTGSGDKKATVYEVIY from the exons ATGTATCCGCAAGGCCGGCATCCG GCACCTCACCAGCCAGGGCAGCCCGGCTTCAAGTTCACGGTGGCAGAGTCCTGTGATCGGATCAAAGACGAATTTCAGTTCCTGCAGGCCCAGTATCACAG tCTCAAAGTGGAGTACGACAAGCTAGCCAATGAGAAGACGGAGATGCAGCGTCACTACGTCATG TACTATGAGATGTCCTATGGGCTCAACATTGAGATGCACAAACAG ACTGAGATTGCCAAACGCCTCAATGCAATTCTGGCGCAGATCATGCCATTCTTGTCACAAGAG catcaacagcagGTGGCTCAGGCTGTTGAGCGAGCCAAGCAGGTGACGATGACCGAGCTGAATGCTATCATCGGG cagcagctccaggctCAGCACCTCTCCCACGCTGCCCACGGCCCCCCGGTGCAGCCGCCCCCTCACCTTTCGGGCCTGCAGCCGCCCGGCCTCCCCCCGGTGACGGGCGCTGGCTCCGGCCTGCTGGCTCTGGGCGCTCTTGGCAGCCAGGCCCACCTGCCTGTAAAGGATGAGAAGAACCACCACGACCTGGAGCACCGAGG CCCCTCATCTTTTCACTCGCCTCTGGCCATTCCTCTGAAAGAACGCGAGTCGAGCACG AATAACTCGGTGTCGCCATCAGACAGCCTGCGGGCAGCGAGTGAGAAGCACCGCGGTTCTTCAGACTACGGCCTCGACTCAAAGAAACGCAAAGTGGACGACAAAGACAGCATGAGCAGATAC GACAGCGACGGAGACAAAAGTGAcgacctggtggtggatgtttCCAACGAG GATCCGGCCACCCCTCGAGTCAGCCCGGCTCACTCTCCTCCTGAGAACGGCCTGGATAAATCACGAGTCCTGAAGAAGGATGCTGCCCCCAACAGCCCCGCCTCTGTCGCCTCCTCGGGCAGCACGCCGTCCTCCAAAGCAAAGGACCACGCCCAT AACGATAAGTCGTCCACACCGAGCCTGAAGTCCAACACGCCTACACCGAGGAACGAGGCGCCGACACCAGGAACCAGCACCACTCCGGGACTACGGCCTCCAACGATGGGAAAACCCCTGGGCATGGAGGCAATAG CTGCCCCGGCCCTGCGTACCCCTCTGTCCATCGCAGGTTCTTACGCCACCCCGTTTGCCATGATGGGCCACCATGAGATGAACGGATCCCTGACGAGCCCCAGCGTCTATCCGGGTCTCATTTCACCTCAGATGACCGCTGCAGCCGCTGCCGCCTACGGACGCTCACCGATT GCGGGGTTTGACCCTCATCCTCACATGAGAGCTCCAGGCCTGCCAGCCAGCCTCACGTCTATTTCTGGAGGAAAACC AGCTTATTCTTTTCACGTAAGTGCTGACGGTCAGATGCAGCCCGTGCCCTTCCCTCCGGATGCGCTGATAGGCCCGGGCATCCCACGCCACGCTCGCCAAATCAACACGCTGAGCCACGGGGAGGTGGTCTGCGCCGTCACCATCAGCAACCCCACGCGTCACGTCTACACCGGCGGCAAGGGGTGTGTCAAGATCTGGGACATCAGCCAGCCGGGCAGCAAGAGCCCAGTGTCCCAGCTCGACTGTCTG AACAGGGACAATTACATCCGCTCCTGCAAGCTGTTGCCTGACGGCCGCACCCTCATCGTGGGTGGTGAGGCCAGCACGCTGACCATCTGGGACCTGGCCTCTCAGACGCCCCGCATAAAGGCCGAGCTCACTTCCTCTGCTCCTGCCTGCTACGCTCTGGCCATCAGCCCTGACGCCAAGGTCTGCTTCTCCTGCTGCTCCGATGGAAACATCGCCGTGTGGGACCTCCACAACCAGACCCTCGTCAG GCAGTTCCAGGGCCACACAGACGGAGCCAGCTGCATCGACATCTCCCACGACGGGACCAAGCTGTGGACCGGAGGCCTGGACAACACCGTGCGCTCCTGGGACCTGAGAGAGGGCCGACAGCTCCAGCAGCACGACTTCACCTCACAG ATCTTCTCGTTGGGCTACTGTCCCACTGGGGAGTGGCTGGCTGTGGGAATGGAGAGCAGCAACGTGGAGGTCCTCCACCACACCAAGCCTGACAAGTACCAGCTGCACCTGCATGAAAGCTGCGTCCTCTCGCTCAAGTTCGCCTACTGTG
- the LOC110948499 gene encoding transducin-like enhancer protein 3-B isoform X2 translates to MYPQGRHPAPHQPGQPGFKFTVAESCDRIKDEFQFLQAQYHSLKVEYDKLANEKTEMQRHYVMYYEMSYGLNIEMHKQTEIAKRLNAILAQIMPFLSQEHQQQVAQAVERAKQVTMTELNAIIGVRGLPNLPLTQQLQAQHLSHAAHGPPVQPPPHLSGLQPPGLPPVTGAGSGLLALGALGSQAHLPVKDEKNHHDLEHRGPSSFHSPLAIPLKERESSTNNSVSPSDSLRAASEKHRGSSDYGLDSKKRKVDDKDSMSRYDSDGDKSDDLVVDVSNEDPATPRVSPAHSPPENGLDKSRVLKKDAAPNSPASVASSGSTPSSKAKDHAHNDKSSTPSLKSNTPTPRNEAPTPGTSTTPGLRPPTMGKPLGMEAIAAPALRTPLSIAGSYATPFAMMGHHEMNGSLTSPSVYPGLISPQMTAAAAAAYGRSPIAGFDPHPHMRAPGLPASLTSISGGKPAYSFHVSADGQMQPVPFPPDALIGPGIPRHARQINTLSHGEVVCAVTISNPTRHVYTGGKGCVKIWDISQPGSKSPVSQLDCLNRDNYIRSCKLLPDGRTLIVGGEASTLTIWDLASQTPRIKAELTSSAPACYALAISPDAKVCFSCCSDGNIAVWDLHNQTLVRQFQGHTDGASCIDISHDGTKLWTGGLDNTVRSWDLREGRQLQQHDFTSQIFSLGYCPTGEWLAVGMESSNVEVLHHTKPDKYQLHLHESCVLSLKFAYCGKWFVSTGKDNLLNAWRTPYGASIFQSKESSSVLSCDISADDKYIVTGSGDKKATVYEVIY, encoded by the exons ATGTATCCGCAAGGCCGGCATCCG GCACCTCACCAGCCAGGGCAGCCCGGCTTCAAGTTCACGGTGGCAGAGTCCTGTGATCGGATCAAAGACGAATTTCAGTTCCTGCAGGCCCAGTATCACAG tCTCAAAGTGGAGTACGACAAGCTAGCCAATGAGAAGACGGAGATGCAGCGTCACTACGTCATG TACTATGAGATGTCCTATGGGCTCAACATTGAGATGCACAAACAG ACTGAGATTGCCAAACGCCTCAATGCAATTCTGGCGCAGATCATGCCATTCTTGTCACAAGAG catcaacagcagGTGGCTCAGGCTGTTGAGCGAGCCAAGCAGGTGACGATGACCGAGCTGAATGCTATCATCGGGGTACGTGGACTTCCCAATCTGCCTCTCACT cagcagctccaggctCAGCACCTCTCCCACGCTGCCCACGGCCCCCCGGTGCAGCCGCCCCCTCACCTTTCGGGCCTGCAGCCGCCCGGCCTCCCCCCGGTGACGGGCGCTGGCTCCGGCCTGCTGGCTCTGGGCGCTCTTGGCAGCCAGGCCCACCTGCCTGTAAAGGATGAGAAGAACCACCACGACCTGGAGCACCGAGG CCCCTCATCTTTTCACTCGCCTCTGGCCATTCCTCTGAAAGAACGCGAGTCGAGCACG AATAACTCGGTGTCGCCATCAGACAGCCTGCGGGCAGCGAGTGAGAAGCACCGCGGTTCTTCAGACTACGGCCTCGACTCAAAGAAACGCAAAGTGGACGACAAAGACAGCATGAGCAGATAC GACAGCGACGGAGACAAAAGTGAcgacctggtggtggatgtttCCAACGAG GATCCGGCCACCCCTCGAGTCAGCCCGGCTCACTCTCCTCCTGAGAACGGCCTGGATAAATCACGAGTCCTGAAGAAGGATGCTGCCCCCAACAGCCCCGCCTCTGTCGCCTCCTCGGGCAGCACGCCGTCCTCCAAAGCAAAGGACCACGCCCAT AACGATAAGTCGTCCACACCGAGCCTGAAGTCCAACACGCCTACACCGAGGAACGAGGCGCCGACACCAGGAACCAGCACCACTCCGGGACTACGGCCTCCAACGATGGGAAAACCCCTGGGCATGGAGGCAATAG CTGCCCCGGCCCTGCGTACCCCTCTGTCCATCGCAGGTTCTTACGCCACCCCGTTTGCCATGATGGGCCACCATGAGATGAACGGATCCCTGACGAGCCCCAGCGTCTATCCGGGTCTCATTTCACCTCAGATGACCGCTGCAGCCGCTGCCGCCTACGGACGCTCACCGATT GCGGGGTTTGACCCTCATCCTCACATGAGAGCTCCAGGCCTGCCAGCCAGCCTCACGTCTATTTCTGGAGGAAAACC AGCTTATTCTTTTCACGTAAGTGCTGACGGTCAGATGCAGCCCGTGCCCTTCCCTCCGGATGCGCTGATAGGCCCGGGCATCCCACGCCACGCTCGCCAAATCAACACGCTGAGCCACGGGGAGGTGGTCTGCGCCGTCACCATCAGCAACCCCACGCGTCACGTCTACACCGGCGGCAAGGGGTGTGTCAAGATCTGGGACATCAGCCAGCCGGGCAGCAAGAGCCCAGTGTCCCAGCTCGACTGTCTG AACAGGGACAATTACATCCGCTCCTGCAAGCTGTTGCCTGACGGCCGCACCCTCATCGTGGGTGGTGAGGCCAGCACGCTGACCATCTGGGACCTGGCCTCTCAGACGCCCCGCATAAAGGCCGAGCTCACTTCCTCTGCTCCTGCCTGCTACGCTCTGGCCATCAGCCCTGACGCCAAGGTCTGCTTCTCCTGCTGCTCCGATGGAAACATCGCCGTGTGGGACCTCCACAACCAGACCCTCGTCAG GCAGTTCCAGGGCCACACAGACGGAGCCAGCTGCATCGACATCTCCCACGACGGGACCAAGCTGTGGACCGGAGGCCTGGACAACACCGTGCGCTCCTGGGACCTGAGAGAGGGCCGACAGCTCCAGCAGCACGACTTCACCTCACAG ATCTTCTCGTTGGGCTACTGTCCCACTGGGGAGTGGCTGGCTGTGGGAATGGAGAGCAGCAACGTGGAGGTCCTCCACCACACCAAGCCTGACAAGTACCAGCTGCACCTGCATGAAAGCTGCGTCCTCTCGCTCAAGTTCGCCTACTGTG
- the LOC110948499 gene encoding transducin-like enhancer protein 3-B isoform X1 → MYPQGRHPAPHQPGQPGFKFTVAESCDRIKDEFQFLQAQYHSLKVEYDKLANEKTEMQRHYVMYYEMSYGLNIEMHKQTEIAKRLNAILAQIMPFLSQEHQQQVAQAVERAKQVTMTELNAIIGVRGLPNLPLTQQQLQAQHLSHAAHGPPVQPPPHLSGLQPPGLPPVTGAGSGLLALGALGSQAHLPVKDEKNHHDLEHRGPSSFHSPLAIPLKERESSTNNSVSPSDSLRAASEKHRGSSDYGLDSKKRKVDDKDSMSRYDSDGDKSDDLVVDVSNEDPATPRVSPAHSPPENGLDKSRVLKKDAAPNSPASVASSGSTPSSKAKDHAHNDKSSTPSLKSNTPTPRNEAPTPGTSTTPGLRPPTMGKPLGMEAIAAPALRTPLSIAGSYATPFAMMGHHEMNGSLTSPSVYPGLISPQMTAAAAAAYGRSPIAGFDPHPHMRAPGLPASLTSISGGKPAYSFHVSADGQMQPVPFPPDALIGPGIPRHARQINTLSHGEVVCAVTISNPTRHVYTGGKGCVKIWDISQPGSKSPVSQLDCLNRDNYIRSCKLLPDGRTLIVGGEASTLTIWDLASQTPRIKAELTSSAPACYALAISPDAKVCFSCCSDGNIAVWDLHNQTLVRQFQGHTDGASCIDISHDGTKLWTGGLDNTVRSWDLREGRQLQQHDFTSQIFSLGYCPTGEWLAVGMESSNVEVLHHTKPDKYQLHLHESCVLSLKFAYCGKWFVSTGKDNLLNAWRTPYGASIFQSKESSSVLSCDISADDKYIVTGSGDKKATVYEVIY, encoded by the exons ATGTATCCGCAAGGCCGGCATCCG GCACCTCACCAGCCAGGGCAGCCCGGCTTCAAGTTCACGGTGGCAGAGTCCTGTGATCGGATCAAAGACGAATTTCAGTTCCTGCAGGCCCAGTATCACAG tCTCAAAGTGGAGTACGACAAGCTAGCCAATGAGAAGACGGAGATGCAGCGTCACTACGTCATG TACTATGAGATGTCCTATGGGCTCAACATTGAGATGCACAAACAG ACTGAGATTGCCAAACGCCTCAATGCAATTCTGGCGCAGATCATGCCATTCTTGTCACAAGAG catcaacagcagGTGGCTCAGGCTGTTGAGCGAGCCAAGCAGGTGACGATGACCGAGCTGAATGCTATCATCGGGGTACGTGGACTTCCCAATCTGCCTCTCACT cagcagcagctccaggctCAGCACCTCTCCCACGCTGCCCACGGCCCCCCGGTGCAGCCGCCCCCTCACCTTTCGGGCCTGCAGCCGCCCGGCCTCCCCCCGGTGACGGGCGCTGGCTCCGGCCTGCTGGCTCTGGGCGCTCTTGGCAGCCAGGCCCACCTGCCTGTAAAGGATGAGAAGAACCACCACGACCTGGAGCACCGAGG CCCCTCATCTTTTCACTCGCCTCTGGCCATTCCTCTGAAAGAACGCGAGTCGAGCACG AATAACTCGGTGTCGCCATCAGACAGCCTGCGGGCAGCGAGTGAGAAGCACCGCGGTTCTTCAGACTACGGCCTCGACTCAAAGAAACGCAAAGTGGACGACAAAGACAGCATGAGCAGATAC GACAGCGACGGAGACAAAAGTGAcgacctggtggtggatgtttCCAACGAG GATCCGGCCACCCCTCGAGTCAGCCCGGCTCACTCTCCTCCTGAGAACGGCCTGGATAAATCACGAGTCCTGAAGAAGGATGCTGCCCCCAACAGCCCCGCCTCTGTCGCCTCCTCGGGCAGCACGCCGTCCTCCAAAGCAAAGGACCACGCCCAT AACGATAAGTCGTCCACACCGAGCCTGAAGTCCAACACGCCTACACCGAGGAACGAGGCGCCGACACCAGGAACCAGCACCACTCCGGGACTACGGCCTCCAACGATGGGAAAACCCCTGGGCATGGAGGCAATAG CTGCCCCGGCCCTGCGTACCCCTCTGTCCATCGCAGGTTCTTACGCCACCCCGTTTGCCATGATGGGCCACCATGAGATGAACGGATCCCTGACGAGCCCCAGCGTCTATCCGGGTCTCATTTCACCTCAGATGACCGCTGCAGCCGCTGCCGCCTACGGACGCTCACCGATT GCGGGGTTTGACCCTCATCCTCACATGAGAGCTCCAGGCCTGCCAGCCAGCCTCACGTCTATTTCTGGAGGAAAACC AGCTTATTCTTTTCACGTAAGTGCTGACGGTCAGATGCAGCCCGTGCCCTTCCCTCCGGATGCGCTGATAGGCCCGGGCATCCCACGCCACGCTCGCCAAATCAACACGCTGAGCCACGGGGAGGTGGTCTGCGCCGTCACCATCAGCAACCCCACGCGTCACGTCTACACCGGCGGCAAGGGGTGTGTCAAGATCTGGGACATCAGCCAGCCGGGCAGCAAGAGCCCAGTGTCCCAGCTCGACTGTCTG AACAGGGACAATTACATCCGCTCCTGCAAGCTGTTGCCTGACGGCCGCACCCTCATCGTGGGTGGTGAGGCCAGCACGCTGACCATCTGGGACCTGGCCTCTCAGACGCCCCGCATAAAGGCCGAGCTCACTTCCTCTGCTCCTGCCTGCTACGCTCTGGCCATCAGCCCTGACGCCAAGGTCTGCTTCTCCTGCTGCTCCGATGGAAACATCGCCGTGTGGGACCTCCACAACCAGACCCTCGTCAG GCAGTTCCAGGGCCACACAGACGGAGCCAGCTGCATCGACATCTCCCACGACGGGACCAAGCTGTGGACCGGAGGCCTGGACAACACCGTGCGCTCCTGGGACCTGAGAGAGGGCCGACAGCTCCAGCAGCACGACTTCACCTCACAG ATCTTCTCGTTGGGCTACTGTCCCACTGGGGAGTGGCTGGCTGTGGGAATGGAGAGCAGCAACGTGGAGGTCCTCCACCACACCAAGCCTGACAAGTACCAGCTGCACCTGCATGAAAGCTGCGTCCTCTCGCTCAAGTTCGCCTACTGTG